The Hevea brasiliensis isolate MT/VB/25A 57/8 chromosome 1, ASM3005281v1, whole genome shotgun sequence DNA segment ctacagacagctgaacaaggtgactgtgaagaacaagtatccacttcctcggatcaatgatctgtttgatcagctccaaggggcgagattcttttccaagatagacctgccatcaggctaccatcagttgagaatcagggatgaggacgtgtccaaaacgacattcaggacaagatatggtcattatgagttcttggtgatatcttttggactcactaatgcaccagcagccttcatggacttgatgaaccgggtgttcaagccatttttggaccgttttgtcatcgtattcatagatgacattttcgtatactctcggaccgaggaagaacatgtgtggcacttgagaatggtgttgcagactttgagggagcgccagctatatgccaaattttcaaaatgtgaattttggctagaaagtatctcattcttgggacacgtggtttctagtgaaggtattcaagtggatcccaagaaaattgaagctgtaactgattgacttaggcctacaatagtcactgaagtgcgaagttttctgggtctaactggctactataggcgttttgtgcaggatttttccaggatagcggctcccctaactaagttgactcggaagaatgttccattcatttggacagatgactgtgaggagagtttccagaagcttaaggagtgtctaaccactgcccctgtgttgacactacttatgagtggtgaaggatacaccgtgtattgtgacgcctccagagttggcttagggtgtgttttgatgcagaatggaaaggtagtggcttatgcttcaaggcagctgaagaggtatgagcagaactaccccacccatgatttggaaatggcggctgtagtctttgcactaaaaatctggagacactacctgtatggtgaagtgtgcaagatatacaccgaccacaagagtttgaagtacatcttccaatagagggatttaaacttgagacagaggagatggatggagcttctaaaggactatgattgcaccatccagtaccaccctgggaaggccaatgtagtagcagatgctttgagcagaaaatcttctggcagtttggcgcacatttcagcagagaaaagaccgttgattcaggaagtacatgagttgatggatcaaggtttaatcctagatctttcagatgagggggtattgttggctcatttttcagtgaggccagacttgcgagatagggTCAGAGTTtctcagcacagagaccaacaattgatgaaaatcatagaaagagtacagcagggtgaaggtggtgagtttggatttgccaatgatggcaccctagtgcaaggttctagaatatgtgtgcccgatgtggacaatctcagaaataaaatcatgcaagaggcacactatacactgtacaatgtccacccaggttccaccaatatgtaccatgatgtgaaagatagctattggtggaatggcatgaagagagacatagcatatTTTGTGTCCAGGTGCTTGACTTgttagaaagtgaagtttgaacaccagagactgtcagggaagctacaagagctccctatcccacaatggaagtgggaaatgattactatggattttgtgactgggttgcctcgtaccacgcgaggatatgattcgatatgggtaattatagaccgcctaactaaatcagctcacttcttgcctgtgaagactacatattctgcggcacagtatgcccgactctacattcgagaaatagtcagattgcatggagttcttgcttccataatatctgacagagggccccagttcacttctcgattttggaggaagttgcaggaggcacttggcacacagttgaactttagtacggctttccaccctcgcatgcacggacaaattgaaaggacaatccaaacactggaagacatgcttcgcatgagtgttttggattttggaggtcaatgggatgatcagttagctttggtggagtttgcctacaacaacagttaccattccagcatagggatggcaccctatgagaccctatatggaagaaagtgtaggtctcctctgtgttggacggaaatgggagaagcaaaagtgcatgatgtagacctagtgcagtacacttcagagatagttcctttaatcagggaacgattaaaaatagctttcagtaggcagaagagttatgcacaccccagacggagggatgtggagtttgcagtaggcgactatgtattcctaaaggtttctccgatgaagggagtcatgagatttggaaagaagggcaagttggcacctcggtatattggaccttttgaggttactgatagagttggagcagttgcctaccggttggagctaccacccaacctttctcatgttcataccgtattccacatctccatgctcaggaaatacattcctgatccttcccatgtgttacaaccagatgtaatagagctgaaagaaaacttgacgcttgaggagcaacctgtagccatagtggactaccaagtgagacagctaacatcaaaacagatccctatggttaaggttttgtggaggagccagtcagtggaagagtgcacctgggagtcagaacgggacatgcgtagcaagtacccttatctgttcaatgtgtaatcatgtactttattctgccttgtgtaaaattcgaggacgaattttctgtaaggggggaagaatgtaacacccctaattttttaaatttattatttttgggcaaatattgatgttttaattttatttaaattttaggaaattatttgaaattttttcagattttcgaaatcgggtttgatttcccgaaaatataaaactttgatgatttttgaaaattaatttaaagacctcgtggcaaaactaaaaatatatttggagtctacgcatttttctgagttttctgaaatttttttcgaaatttttggacctcgttttcggtcccaaggcagagtaaaaatttaaaattttatattccgaatcgaaccggccgaatcgaaccggaccgaatcggaccggttccttcttcttcttctctttttctcccgcgcgcgtttcctccttcctctcccgttttctctctcctccctcctccccttgccgcgccaccGCCTCCCATGCCACCCCAACCCGCCGGCGCACGTTCCCAGCAGCCCCAGCTCGCCGGCCGccacctggaacgccggaaaaaggcccccgaagcgacgcgacgcacaagcgcgccgcttcgtcttcccggccgaaattCGGTCGATCTGGTcatcaatcggaccgggtcttatgtctaaatctatctactcgtcgagagctttccatagacaccaagaacatcgAAATCCGTggagcagtttgtccaatttttgccgggaagttttagcccatttcgatttttgggctagatttctcgcaaaccgtgaaccccacgggaaaaccgagagtaccagagcactccactcgtcgagagctttacgggaatataaatttcaaaattttccaacaccgtttttcgatgggtcccatagaacttcgcagtgttttttcgagcattaaatgagcttagaaaatttcgtaaaatttatgtacttacccccgtgttgtgggcttcgtgtaggtatcttcaattcacggaaattcgacagttgtccgggtctgtgaatttcaggccagacagaccagttaccgaaaaagtctccggattggatcgagattttggctaccccaccattgtcagacgtctcgagcgcgtccccaaagtcggaattggcataggtaagcccgaactttactttttcgtaattttctagtgcttaaatgagattaaaaatccataaaatattcgtggtagctcaaaaaattatgattctttttgcaatagcctagtaatattgctaaggaccgcggggcaaagttttagaatttttagagcttatttgggcagttttgcaagaatgatcaattataaggactaaattgaaattttacatattgtgatggatgactgatttgatgggcccaggaggggctgtgtgatgtgattgagttgtggatgtatgggttgtgaatatagaagtgtgttttgagcccttttgcaggttgggtaggtcctaggtataggggagactctgccagattttcggcacgacttaggacgtatttggtattTTCTtaattgtattgagtcaaatttactaaataattgtaataaaattgtcaggtgagccgggacaaccttcttcctccgcccagccgcctcagtgaccgctgtcaagtctgtgagtaaaatattaattttaattgtaatttcgatattattatatgttttagcatgcccatgcatcacttatatgtatgtatctatatagttaaactctaggcacattttatgttgcatttataactgttaaagtgtcatggatgttgttgtggtaatttggagcagtatgcgtgcgttggcgtgcgtgtgatgtggtgtggactatggataggacgggtagacacggcttgagatcttcgctgggacccggtccttcggggtagacacggcttgagttcttcgctgggaccccgatttggttattaagtgaaagtccgagctgagttcttcgctggcacaggttggatttaagagagctgtataggggatcagctcccatatattatgatcgatattactgggtgtgtgagtgctctaaattacctttttgctgttatgatgtgaaattattgctgatgttgcatttcactctacaaggtgcattagttttagatagttatagagattatggttaaaattgatattttactctctgagtcgaacgctcactcctgttcaatattttttcaggccacaggaggatatttttgaggttaacctgcttttctccctcgcaggtcgtctattcatgtttgtgtaattctataaacttctagaattttcgcatgtgttagaagtatttaattgatttggatctgtaatataaattgttattttggatctgtaaaaattattatcacatgcatgtttgatggactggatgagggagctgagctcccatttatttctatgatgatatgagtatgtggagggtgagctgagctccccaattgattatttattatgtttacaggtcgggtgagtcaaaaactccccgttgaaaggtccattttatggccggactctgtccgattgatttcttgaaattgggcccaaatgggccttagagttgggttaatgaattattaggcttactacgggcctcgggggctttaggctggcctaggtcctagtgccgatccggcccatgggttgggtcgtgacaataacttagcataaatccaaaaataaatttaatttcacttttacctagctctaatgtgctaaacttgacgttctttaaaatttgtgtttcgggttactattcactatactattcaagtcaatttgttgactttctaaggcttaataggtatgagaattccaacttcacccacataccacattttggttactaaatttgttggttttggttgtttactcaaaatctaagtcttttaggcaaatttgtaaatttttagttttggtgtcttaagttgcactgttccattggtcatttttctgttagaatttggcaaaactttcttcatataaaatgtttcctattatcttaactttattctcctttttgaatcactccatttggagttttgtagctcaagttatagccatttgaatcatggctgccggattggacctaacccagattttatgggcaaattctggttctggcagttttaggtcaccaactgtgggtggccaaataacttggttaagggcataatttgggttggtgttctacataaaagttttaggtctatatctcagctgtccactaataaaatttcaggtcatttagacctgcctagcccaagttatggccaaatgaacaaacactgttcatttggtcatttttgtacaggtcagactgcaaaaatccggatttgtcaatttgttcactaggtttttgtcactttttgggcatgattcctaaatgaaaaatgtgtcattttgtgtctattttcattcccaattggtctcataccaattggacttgtaaattttcagttttggtccctcaaagggaccttggtcctgctgcctgcaacatgaccattttcaattCGAATTTAAACTCACCTCTAGCActttcaacacatctcaattagtcacaaatgaccatttctcacctcaaactaggtcaagcacatcatttcacaatttctcacattttttattcctaaaccctaagtgtctaaaaccctagttcaccaatttattgtatttagctaattcaaagtatataaccataatcattcaactccttgatgttcatattcccctctaattcaatcaaaccatgcaaatcatacccccacacatgctggccgaatttccctctcttcctaatcatgaaattttttctaattttttcatataatctcatccatttctaccctaaatcaatcatgtatactaaaaagaaatgttggattagcttaccttaagtgagcagaatttatatctcaaattctttaaactttgcttgatttatttactcccaatcttcttaccaaagctcaaacacaagttTTAGTTAAGGGATGTAGGGATTTCATGGCAAAATTTAGGGCTTAAGAGAGCTTTAGgtgggcttcaatggaggttttatgAGAGAAATGAAAGAGATGGAAGAGAGAGGGTAGACGGTTTGAAGATAGGAAAGAAGaccaaattttttttcttttcttaatttgttttttaattgttagaaattatgccaaaatttcaaattttaaaaataaaaatttattgcatcatgcttatgtcatgcatgatgtcataacttttgattttttttttatttttcatttcttttccatttacttctttaatttaattttttaatcccgaaattttcttttctccgattttattggacagttaggtcaggagttagctctcggggtcaattgaccaaattgcccctcgccggttcgacccggtttgaaaataatttaatatttcttatggatccctgacctaattatttgacctgcttaacaattcttttttgtgattttctcttttccactgtgttcgcaatagtcctaaggatcgcggcgtcacattttatggttcgaaatttgagtttaaatcgacttcgcagtccttcccgataaggtcacctatcgctgtgactctcggctcgtttaacttcttatgttatgtttttcttatttatacttaactaattgacaattactaattatttgtgttatggcttatctagttgtcttaagtgtggttctaatccccttaattgtccggactgacactgatcACTTGGatggtgaaatataccaggctatgcacatAGGGTTGTTACACTTAAACCAATTGGATTTAATTATACCTACTAAAAATTGTAAAGGGACATTcattcaattattatttttttaagaatgtTAATATCTTAATGTGCTGATCTGATAATCCATGGATAATATAATAATTTGTTATATGACATTaatcataatatataaatatttttaattttaaataaagatagccacaaatttaatcattatttagaaaaataattattgacatgcataatgtaattttttttattttttgtaaaatatatatttatgatttaattttcaatttaaattttaattataacgtGAGAAATAAATTAACTTATTAATTAAACTATTCCATAAACAATATAGTAATCATGGAGTTATGAAAATgccaaaatttaatttaattttttaatattttaatttgatttaatttaaatttttgatatgtattaattttaatttcgattattcaatttattcaaatttaatttaattcttaattcaattcattatgaattttaataaaaattaaaattaaatcaaaatgataacataaattcaatttaattttgtagtatcattttttttccaattttattctatttttaagtGCCTATTGTCGTTATATTTGAAAGATCGAcatgaatttttaaataaaaacacaattttaaatattattaaaaaaaattttttaaaataattttattattttaatatttttatgattaaaatttattaaattttattttaaattatttttaataccctttaattaatatatttagaaaaataaattcTCCAACAGCAGTGCCGATAGTAATGATAAATAAACTCTTAAGTGTAATTTAAAACTTTAGTATCCACCAAAATTAGCTAATAAGGGCATTATTGTCCTATTACAAGTTATCCCCAACAATCTATAAGTTACAGTGGCATTTTAGTCATCTCGCGTCCCTTTTCCCGCCACTTCCCATAATTTCGTTAAAATCCGCTGCTGCTGCTGCTACTCCGGTAACACAACCCCCAAAAGCGAATAGACAAATCAATAGATTTAAAGATAATTGAAGCAAGAGATATGCTGAATTTAATCTTTGAAGTTATGATGAAACTTAGCTTTCTCATTTTCCTTCTCTGTATTTTGATCTCTCTCAAGAACCAAAATGCAGAGACCAAGAAATGTTCTTCGTCTTTCCCCATCGCCATAAACTGGTCTCCTTCTTCCCGGGATTTGTGTCCTTCGGTATTATTGTCTGTGGAGGATGAACAAGAATTCCATTCTCGACGCTCACTGGAGTATGATTTTTACCGTGATTCCTGCCCACAAGCTGAGAAAATTGTTCGAGATTTGGTTTGGGATATTTACAGGGTCAGGTCCAGTGTCGCTCCAGCTCTCTTGAGGCTTGCTTTCCATGATTGTTTCGTTGAGGTGAtgatctttctttctttttcttgtttatTTTTTCACGGGGTTGCCGTTTCTTGGTGCAAATCGATCTGGGTTTGCGTATATTtgtgcttttgaattttttttttttcttattcttgTTACTTTTTCCCCTTAATTCTCAGATTATCATCTAAAAAATTTCAAGAATTCTGATGGGTTTTGTCATAATGAATATGTTTGTATTATTTGGCTCTTTAAATCAGGGTTTATAGTTTTCCAGCTTTGGCCAGTATATTTTGCTAATAATTTTGTTGCTATTTCTGCTGGTAATACCCTTTCCTGctgatttcattcattcattatttttttttttcaatgcttAATTCTCTGCTGTTTATTATATGTTTGGTTTAGTCTCCAACTTTTTGAACAGTGCTTTTGGAGAACCCGTGTAGTTACAGTTTTGTATTGAAGCCAAAATCTTGCTCTCTGGTTCACTATTTTTGTTCGTTCTTGAGATTTCTTGATTTGTCATGCTGTATCCCTACGTTTCATTTCCTGTTAATTGAACTGtgtaaatttgatttaattgCTTTTTAAGGCAACTTTTGCAGGGCTGTGATGCTTCTATTTTATTGGATACTGCTGGAGGCTTAAAATCCGAGAAAGAATCTACCCCCAATCTGAATCTGAAAGGATTTGATATAATTGACATAATCAAGTCACACCTTGAAGAAGTATGTCCTGGAGTTGTTTCTTGTGCTGATATTGTCGTTTTAGCAGCCAGAGAAGGTGTTGTTCAGGTTTATATCTCcgcccttctccttcttcctcctCCACTATCTCTCTGAGAGTCTTACTGAATTTGTAAATTTCAGACTGGTGGTCCATTCTATCCAGTGTTCACTGGCAGAAGAGATGCTACCCATTCTTTCCCAGATAAGGCGACATCTGAGCTTCCTTCACCCCAAGCTCATCTACCTGAAACCCTTGCATCATTTGCATCTAAGGGCTTTGATGAAAGAGAAACCGTCAGTCTCTTAGGTATTATTCTTCCCCATTTACCAATGCTCCTTAATTACCTAGTTGATTAAATTTAAAAACTTGATTGGGCATTGTACAATTGATTTTTGCTGTTTATATTTCTACAGTAGGTCTTTGGTCTGAGCTCACCTAAAAAGTTCTCATTATGCATTTTAGTGTTAAACTTGTGTGATTCCCTCTACGATTTGAGAATAGAATGACCTCAATTCAATTGAACTTCGTGCAGGCTTAGCTGAGAACGAGTTTTGCTCGCTTTTATAGGATACTAATCTTTGTTGATcaatatttatttgtttatttattttaaatgggtACCACTGATATGATATCTAATCTGTAAAAACTGGTGACAAGTTTTGTTATGTTGAATAGCTCTTCTGCATATTCCTTATGACCTTCTGTTTTTGTCTATGAAGCCATATATTTGTGTGTTAGTTTTGCCCCAGTTTTAAAGGTATCTCTAATCGAGTATCAGGCTTCAGCTATTGATCTTTGTCTAGATTGAACAAAATAGCGTTATTTTTGGTGTTCCTAACATATAACTTGGAATCTGAATGCATCTAACTGTTTCCTTGTCTTGCTTCCAGGTGGTCACAGCATTGGAATGATCCACTGCAAATTCTTCAGAAATCGTCTCTACAACTTTAATGGGACTGATAAGCCTGATCCCTCTATTGATACTCAATTCCTTAACCTATTGAGGATAATATGCAACAGCTCCACATCGGCATCATTGCCATTATCACCATCAACACTGTCAGCTTCGTTTGATTGCTCAAAGTTATCATCAAAGGCATCATCATCATCTTCCTGCAAGGGATCACCATCTTCATCTTCTGAGAAGCCAAGGAGGGGTGCAATATCTGTTCCATCACTCCAGTTGCAGAGCTTAAAGTTGTCCTCACTTGAGGATCCAGGAATCAACCTGGCCTATGAGGGGCATGG contains these protein-coding regions:
- the LOC110651595 gene encoding putative Peroxidase 48, with amino-acid sequence MLNLIFEVMMKLSFLIFLLCILISLKNQNAETKKCSSSFPIAINWSPSSRDLCPSVLLSVEDEQEFHSRRSLEYDFYRDSCPQAEKIVRDLVWDIYRVRSSVAPALLRLAFHDCFVEGCDASILLDTAGGLKSEKESTPNLNLKGFDIIDIIKSHLEEVCPGVVSCADIVVLAAREGVVQTGGPFYPVFTGRRDATHSFPDKATSELPSPQAHLPETLASFASKGFDERETVSLLGGHSIGMIHCKFFRNRLYNFNGTDKPDPSIDTQFLNLLRIICNSSTSASLPLSPSTLSASFDCSKLSSKASSSSSCKGSPSSSSEKPRRGAISVPSLQLQSLKLSSLEDPGINLAYEGHGVDFGGVYYRSLLHGRGILVSDQQLMSGEETAKWVSTYASDAALFRQDFARAMVKLSNLHVLTGSDGQVRLNCSKVV